In Salarias fasciatus chromosome 4, fSalaFa1.1, whole genome shotgun sequence, the DNA window TGAAACTCAGCTCCCTTTCAAGCATCTGCAAAGACCATCCCCCCTGTCTTTACTCCTACTGGGAGGACGCTCCAGGACTGGAGACATCATACCATAGCCTTGAGACTTTAAGCTACAGTAATCATTAGCATCCGAGAGCATCGCCATgggagaagagagaggggggatTGAGAGATCTGCATCAGAACGTTTCTCCATCCCGGTCAGCAGCGGGTTCAGGTGGTCAACCAGAGGCGGGACGCTGCTGGATGGAGGTTTTTACATGATGACACACGGTGCCCGGCTCTTAGTGATCTCCTGTACAGTCTTCCCGTCGTGGGCATCCTGGACTGCCTTCATGATCTGAGGCAAAAccagaacaaaatgaaataaatgtgggAACTGCTCTTCCAGGTCAACTTCATCATGCCACTCACGTCGTCCTCATAAGGGAAGCCACCGAGAGTCAGCTTGGAGAAGATCACCTTGCCATTGATTTCAACCTCAAAGCTGCCTAAAAGAAACAAATTAGGAAGAAATCTTTGACACGGAAAGCTTTGATGTTCCACCCACGCTGAGTTAACAGGATAAAGTCTTCTTTTAAAG includes these proteins:
- the LOC115387300 gene encoding migration and invasion enhancer 1-like, which translates into the protein MGVIIRVEYCGKUGYEPRYMELARTVKDEFPEADVSGFVGRSSSFEVEINGKVIFSKLTLGGFPYEDDIMKAVQDAHDGKTVQEITKSRAPCVIM